A genomic window from Glycine max cultivar Williams 82 chromosome 17, Glycine_max_v4.0, whole genome shotgun sequence includes:
- the LOC100814608 gene encoding uncharacterized protein: MARATLLHLLRSQSLRHVSKNAPSAYRCFGSSTCQRPISPNPSFKTSSHLAIFQRRWASQIPTTEEDDKISIGPRSGGQPGEGDKETGVVYYGPISNTIKKVKLLSLSTCCLSVSLGPVITFMTSPDMNVILKGAVASSVIFLSATTTAALHWFVSPYVHKLRWQPGSDSFEVEMLSWLATYIPKTIKFSDIRPPQTNRPFVTFKANGNFYFVDAEHCHNKALLARLTPKEVSNESPFKNL; this comes from the exons ATGGCAAGAGCGACTCTCCTTCACTTGCTGCGGTCACAGAGCCTCCGCCACGTGTCCAAAAACGCTCCTTCAG CATATCGTTGTTTTGGGTCCTCTACCTGTCAACGACCCATTAGCCCCAATCCATCATTCAAAACTTCCTCCCATCTTGCTATTTTCCAAAGAAGATGGGCATCACAAATCCCAACTACAGAGGAAGACGACAAGATTAGCATCGGACCTCGTAGTGGAGGACAACCAGGGGAGGGTGACAAGGAAACTGGAGTCGTTTATTATGGCCCGATCTCAAACACCATAAAGAAAGTAAAACTTCTGTCTCTCTCAACTTGTTGCCTTTCGGTATCTCTTGGTCCGGTCATAACCTTCATGACATCCCCCGATATGAATGTCATCCTGAAAGGTGCAGTAGCATCTTCTGTGATATTCTTGAGTGCTACTACCACCGCTGCCCTCCATTGGTTTGTTAGCCCGTATGTTCACAAGCTCAGGTGGCAGCCAGGTTCGGACAGCTTTGAGGTGGAGATGCTGTCCTGGCTGGCAACTTACATTCCAAAGACTATCAAGTTTTCTGATATTCGACCACCGCAAACCAATAGGCCTTTTGTGACATTTAAGGCCAATGGGAATTTTTACTTCGTGGATGCAGAGCACTGTCACAATAAGGCACTTCTGGCTAGACTGACCCCAAAAGAAGTGAGTAATGAGTCTCCTTTCAAGAACTTGTGA